One Anas platyrhynchos isolate ZD024472 breed Pekin duck chromosome 2, IASCAAS_PekinDuck_T2T, whole genome shotgun sequence DNA segment encodes these proteins:
- the IL6 gene encoding interleukin-6 — protein sequence MSSPDGCQAARSRGPPSLRSAAALLLLLPLLPPPAAAAPLPLAAGPDSSGEAEPEEAGARRAALPDCEALAWLLHARAARLQEEMCEKFTVCENSMEMLVQNNLNLPKVTEEDGCLLAGFDEEKCLKKLSSGLFTFQTYLEYVQETFTSEKQKVESLCYSTKHLATTIRQMVINPDEVVIPDSATQKSLLTKLKSDKTWIEKITTHLILRDFTSFMEKTVRAVRYLKNTRSVSV from the exons ATGAGCTCTCCCGACGGCTGCCAGGCGGCGAGGAGCCGGGGGCCGCCCTCCctccgctccgccgccgccctgctgctgctgctgccgctgctgcctccgcccgccgccgccgcgccgctgCCCCTGGCCGCCGGCCCCGACTCCTCCGGGGAGGCCGAGCCGGAGGAGGCCGGGGCGAGGCGAGCGGCGCTGCCCGACTGCGAGGCCCTGGCCTGGCTGCTGCACGCCCGGGCGGCCCGactgcaggaggag ATGTGCGAGAAGTTCACCGTCTGCGAGAACAGCATGGAGATGCTGGTCCAGAACAACCTCAACCTCCCCAAGGTGACGGAGGAAGACGGGTGTCTCCTGGCTGGCTTCGACGAG GAGAAATGCTTGAAGAAACTCTCCAGCGGGCTTTTCACCTTTCAGACCTACCTTGAATACGTACAAGAAACTTTTACCAGTGAAAAGCAAAAAGTTGAGTCGCTGTGCTATAGCACAAAGCATCTGGCAACGACGATAAGGCAGATG GTGATAAATCCTGATGAAGTGGTCATCCCAGATTCAGCTACCCAGAAATCCCTCCTCACAAAGCTGAAATCGGATAAGACCTGGATAGAGAAAATCACCACACACCTCATCCTCCGAGACTTTACTTCATTTATGGAGAAAACCGTGAGGGCTGTTCGCTATTTGAAAAACACCAGGAGTGTCAGTGTCTGA